AAACAAACCATCCTCCTCATGAGTGGACGGCGCAGGGACGGTACCTTTCGTCACGTAGGCGAGATAGTGAACGCTTCGTTCTCTATCGCGGCCTTTTACGCCTCTGCGGGCGAGTTAGTGAACGCTTCGTTCTCTATACGGGCCCTTTGCGCCTCTGCGGGCGAGTTAGTGAACGCTCGGTTCTCTGTACGGGCCTTTTACGCCTCTGCGGGCGAGTTAGTGTACGCTTCGTCCTCTATCGCGGTCTCTTGCGCCTCTGAGGTCAGATAGTGAATGCTACGTTCTCTATCGCGGCCTTTTACGCCTCTGCTGGCGAGTTAGTGTACGCTTCGTTCTCTATCGCGGTCTTTTGCGCCTCTGCGGGCGAGTTAGTGTACGCTTCGTCCTCTATCGCGGTCTCTTGCGCCTCTTCGGGCGAGATAGTGAACGCTTCGTTCTCTATACGGGCCTTTCGTGCTGTTGCGAGCGAGATAGTGAACGCCCGGTTCTCTATACGGGCCTTTCGCGCCTCTGCGGGCGAGATAGTGAACGCTTCGTCCTCTATCGCGGTCTTTTGCGCCTCTGCGGGCGAGATAGTGAACGCTTCGTTCTCTATACGGGCCTTTCGTGCTGTTGCGAGCGAGATAGTGAACGCTTCGTTCTCTATCGAGGTCTTTTTCGCTTTTGCAGGCGAGTTAGTGAACGCTTCGTCCTCTATCGCGGTCTTTTGCGCCTCTGCGGGCGAGGCGGTCTTGGGTTGGTTGGGCGGTCTCGGGTTGGTTGGGCGGTCTTGGGTTGTGGCGGTCTTGGGTTCATTCGGCGGTCTTTGGTTGGTTGGGCGGTCTTGGGTTGTTTGGGTGATCTTTGGTTCGTTCGACGGTCTTGATTGGTTGGGCAGTCTTTGGTTCGTTGGGCGGTCTTTGGTTCGTTGGGCGGTCTTGGGTTCGTTGGGTGGTCTTGGGTTGGTTGGGCGGTCTTGGTTCGTTGGGCGGTCTTGGGGTGGTTGGCGGTCTCGGGTTGGTTGGGCGGTCTTTGGTTGGTTGGGCGGTCTTTGGTTGGTTGGGCGGTCTTGGTTCGTTGGGCGGTCTTGGTTCGTTGGGCGGTCTTGGTTCGTTGGGCGGTCTTTGGTTCGTTGGGCGGTGTGCTTGGTTGTGGTTGTGGCGATGTTTGGTTGAGGCAGCACTGGTTGAGGCAATGTTAGTTGAGTTGATTCGGTCGGTTATTGGCTGAGTCGGTGTCTCGTTGCGGCGGGTTGAGTCGCTCTTTGGTTGCGGCTGTGTTAGTTCAGTCGGCGGTTAGTTGAGTCGGCGTTCGGTTATCCGTATCCTCACTTTTATTAGTTTCAAATAAATGCATATCCCTTCCAATAAAGCCCATACTACGTTCAAAGGAGGTGAGCGATAGTGGCATCACGTTCACGCAGCAATTCCCTCGTTGTTCCTCAGGCCGCCCAAGCGTTGGAGCAATTGAAGTTCGAAGTCGCACAGGAGCTAGGAATTCAGCTTCCTAGGGATGGCTATTACGGTAACCTATTAACTCGCGAAGCCGGCGCTATCGGGGGAGAAATTACCCGTCGACTAGTTGAAATGGCTGAGCATCAAATTTCTGGACAATTCGGTCGTTAAAACTAACCCTCTATGTACACCAAAAATCCGGCATACCCTCTCCGAAAGGGTAGTATGCCGGATTTCATTTTATGTATAAATGCTATTCGCTAGATGCTTCTTTACGATCTTGCCTCTTAGGTGAAAACCGGAACATCAAGTTAGCCATGTTGTAGTTAGATTCAAATTGGACGCTCAAGTATACCTTATCTTGCTTCACCACAAAGTCGTATGATATTTCCCCATGCGTCCACCCGCTTTTGTGACGAAGCGCCTCGACGGCAAGCCGTCTGAGAAGCATAACCTGTGGAACTGACATTCCGTTAGCACCTTGACCCGAAGTACCGCAATCCACTGGAAGGTGTCGAATCCCAAATCTGCCGACCGCATCATCACGAATTTGTAAGACAATCGTACCTGCGGTCAAACCTCTTAATTCCCCACTCAATTTCTCTAACGCTACATCCACTTGCCGGGCTAATGGAACCTGATTCACTGACATTATTCTCCTCCTTTTGGTTTAATACTCATATTGACTAGGTATTTACTAATGCGACTTCAGGCTCATTATAATTGAATATTTTGAATATTACAATCATTTTGTCTAAATATGGTTTATTTTGTAACAAAAAACCTTTAAAACCACGAATTGTAGCGGTTTTAAAGGTTTCTTCTGTTTGTTCTAAGGCTATTCCTTACATAATTGTTCGAAAGTCTCTACATCGGAGACAGCTCTAGCAACAGCGTCCCTCCAGAACTGTGGCTCGTCTAGTGCAACATTGAGATGTTTGGATGCTAGCTGCTCCACTGTCATTACTCCCGTATCTCGCAGAAGCTGATCATAACGCTTGCTGAAGGATTCACCCTCTCGTTCAGCTATAGCTACGAGCCCTGTGCTAAACAAGTAGCCA
This portion of the Cohnella abietis genome encodes:
- a CDS encoding alpha/beta-type small acid-soluble spore protein codes for the protein MVASRSRSNSLVVPQAAQALEQLKFEVAQELGIQLPRDGYYGNLLTREAGAIGGEITRRLVEMAEHQISGQFGR
- a CDS encoding O-methyltransferase is translated as MSVNQVPLARQVDVALEKLSGELRGLTAGTIVLQIRDDAVGRFGIRHLPVDCGTSGQGANGMSVPQVMLLRRLAVEALRHKSGWTHGEISYDFVVKQDKVYLSVQFESNYNMANLMFRFSPKRQDRKEASSE